The segment CGTCGTCGGTGCACTGAGATGGCACCGGAAGGCAGACTGAGTACCACCATATTTAGCTACAGAAATCACTGCGATCCTAACATGGTAACATGTCTTTCCGCATCAGAAGATTTTGAGGATGCACAAAGTAAGTTTTCAGACATGTCCCACTGTAGCACAGGAGAGGATACAAATGGCTTAGTGTCATAAAGAGATCAACAGGATATGAACTACGGCAATGACATACCTTGGAATGTTTCTGAAGACGTTCTACTCCTTCTGTCAACTCTACACACTTCTGTGCTTGGATCTCCAGCGCAATGATAGACAACGCCAATACAGAAGGCTAGAAGAAATTTAATTCTGAAGTAAAGGTTGATTTAAAATATTCGGACATAGTATAAAAAAACAGACCTTGGAATAGGCGAATAGCTGTAAGCTGCTTACCTTTGCTTTAGAAAATATGAGCCTGCAATGGCATGCCTTAAGTTGAGCTTCTAGTCTTTCAAAATTAAgggtatttttcctttaaaaaaaaaaaaacaaagtaaatgcaATTTTATGTAGATAAATTTAAATCGAGTCAGAAgacaaattttcagaaaaattttgaAACCAGTTTTTAAAGTGAAGCTAAGTATACACTtactaaagaaaacaaattacttGATATTATGAGTTTCCCTCTACAGAAACATTAACTTCTTTAGGATATATGTGGAGTTTactcatttaaaaagttttattatttttggtttggtggccacatcctgcaatgttcagggcttagttctgatttcaggaatcactcctgggggggttTGAAGAACTAGGTAGGTTCATGGTTATCAcgtctgggtcagccacatgcaaggcaagtgcctttacccactgtcctatctctccggtccccaaGACATATGTGAGATTTAAATGCTGGACCATGAAAAGCATCAGGCTACATTTGTcaaggtttctttttatttaaaaaaggaatcCACTTCTGTTTCCACTAAAGTTACTTTCCCCAGGTTTCTGTGCTAGTCTTTGCTACTAGGTTTTATAAATTAGGTTTATAAATGGAAACTGTAATTACAAGTTCAAAGGTCCTTTTATCTAATCCCAAGAAAAAGCCTTCACAGGCTTTAAAAAGCCATTAACAACAGAAAGTCCTCTCACTTTTAAGGAAAAGTGAAGTAGTACTCAAAGACTGCAGTTGTTATTTTACTCATTTTGATTAGAACTGTACCAGGATAATTGAGTTTATGCAGCATTGGTGAATCTCATTCATCAATTCGATTTCCCGGTTTCCTTTGCTCAACATACCTTTCAGATGACAAGTTCTCTTGAAGGAGTGAATAGTAGAGCTGCAAAAATTGGAAGGCAGTGGTTGCCCTGACTTTCCAACACACCTTCTCCAGTACAATCTTTTCCATTCTCATCAAGTCTGAAACTGTGAACCGGTATTGACTTATTCGGATCAAGTCAGTTGCCAGTGGGACATTTCTTTCCTCTTCGATGGATTTCACAGCCAAATAGAAGCAGCTCAGTCCAACACATCCAAGGTGCTTGGGTTGTACCTAGAAAGGATAAATCCACGCCTTTGTTTCCTACATTGAGATAACAGAATTTCCTCAACTCCAACCCATCATTTCAAAAATATGTCTTGAAAGCATATTTCTCAACTGTGAAGATTTAGGAAAAATCCAGTCACACCTCAGCTGTACCCTGTCAAGCCTAGAGGCAACCCTACTTGGAACCAGTTTTTGAGATACTACACAGAATTTCAATATGTGGGTGTTTGAATTCAGCACATAAAATATCATCTGCTACTGTAGAACAATGAACACTTTCTATTTGGACCAATTAGGTGGTCAGCTTCCCACAAAGTTGTGTTTTCCCAGTCTGTTTttttcacatataaaataaaatagtcttaTTTAAGAAACATGAAGGGAGACAGGaatagggtggggggaggtagggagagagcaccataaagtaaaagaaaaaaaaattaactgaggtCAAGCGGGGATGTGGGTGACTTCAGAACACAGTGcactgaattattttaattttttttagaagttttaaataactttttgcaTGCTATTGCACATACTGTTTATGCTGCCTTATAAAGCTCAATCCACCACACCAATGTTTTTCAATCATTTTTCTGAATGTCTACGTTGtaaagtcactatcactgtcatcccgttgctcatcaatttgttcgagtgggcaccagtaacgtttctcgttgtaagaattattgttactgttgttggcatatccatTACGCTACGGGTAGCCTGTAGTCCATTGAAACTTAAACAACAGTTTAAGGAGCATCACAGATAGTATGTGTgatcaaaaaaccaaaataaacaccacacctaaactataatttaaaattatttaaaaacaaatcaaaagaaatttaCCTTTACCAATAACAAAGTATTATTACGTGTGCTCTCTTTCTCTTGGAACTCCTTCACCAATTATACGCCTTATTAGACGTATAATGTAAATTTTTCTTAAGTCTTTTATTATATGGTAGTAATCAGTTTAagtattacataaaattttaatatgcttaTAAAGCAGGTGCACATTGTTCTATGTAGCATTTAAAATCACCTGTAGAGTCTGCACTTGGTACCTAAAGAGACACCTAGTGTCAATGAGTGAATTttagatgctgaggactgaaaaTTGATTCCATTTTAATTATCACAGTACCTCATCAACTACTGACACTGCTAAACATAAAATGCAGATAAAATTttcgttgttgttttttggttttggggtcatacccagagatgctgaggttacgcctgactctgtgctcaggaattaacgcctgctggtgctcagggctccgtatgagatgctggataTCGAACCCAGCTCGGGGCTTGCCACTTGCGGCTGGGGTGGGATCGAAGCAGCTTCAGCAAAATATTGTCCAATGAGCAACGCCTCCAGGTAGCGGGGCGTGGCCTCCGGGCACCGGAAAACTTGGAACCTCATTTGtttgcaagtcaagcacccttcctgctgtactgtctcttcagccgaAAGgcagataactttttaaaagctaaattcTGAAAGCTGGAGCAGAGTTCAGTAGAAGAATGAATACTTTGCATGTATGAAGACCAGCgtttaattcctggcacacacaacaaaacaaacaccaaaccTGAACACTAAGAGCTACACAGATGTCTTGCTTATTTTAGAACATGTTTCtaacttctcttcctccttcagaaGATCCTCTACTTACTCAATGGAAATGGATGCTGGGCATGACAAGCCTATAACAAGGTCTAAAGCTAAAACAATAGTAGGTTTACGTAAAGTAGAGttgaagaaataaaactttaCCAGGTTGTTAACAgcattaaaggggaaaaaatatatgtaaacataaaaatatattacaaattatatatatgtttaatgcttttatatatatatatatatatatatatcactgtatcgctgtcatcccgttgctcatggatttgctccagcgggcaccagtaacgtctccactgtgagacttgttatatatacatatatatatatttggtgggtatgaaacccaggaccttacacatgcaaggcaaagtgttCTTATTACCGACTTCAACCCCTGGCCCCAAGCTTGTCATTCTTTTCCTGGGTTGTGGGGgtatctgggccacacccggtggtgctcagggcttattcctagctctgtggtcaggaccacgccagggattgaacgcaggtgggccgtgtgcacgGTGAGTGCTAActcattgaactctctctctcctgcctccccaaGAAACACAACTTAAAAAACAACTCCCGCTTCTTTCTGCTGGGAGTCTGATTATTTCATCTCACACTTCTTGGTGTTGGAAGTCAAGGTCTCACATAGTTCTTTCTAACTTCTGCTGAATAAAGAAGACAGAATTCATCAATAATACAGAACGGCCTTAACGTGTGGGCTTAATTTACTGGGAGAAAGGtttttggctttaaaaaaaaaaagaaatatatgcacaCCAGCCCCAAAGCCAgcaaccccctccctcccccccccccccccccccccccccccgtctgagACCAGCCCGGGCAACGCGCCCCCCCGCCTTGCAACCCCACCTTCATCCTGGACAGGAAGCGGTCCAGCAAATTCACGGCGAGGGAGAAGGTCTCCGTGTCGAAGCCGAAGAACTGCGTGAGGCTGAGGAGGTCTTTGACTTCGAAGTCCCGCAGCCGGGCGGTCATCCGCAGGCCGTTGTCGTGCGCGGATTCGATGAGCCGCAAGCCGCAGGCCTTGGGCTGACACCGCCACTCCTGCTCCAGCAGCGCGTCCAGCTGCTGGAGCAGCTTCTGGGCGTCGGGGGCCGTCAGCACCTCGATCATCTATAAATAGCAGGCGGGCGCGGGGGTAAGAATAGCCTTCCCGGCCGCCGGCGGCTCCTCGCAGGGCGCCCCTGGCCACTGGCCGGCCTCGGGCACCGGCCGAGGAGCACCTGGGAGGGGCTTCCAGGTGAAGGAGgtatggggaggggtggagggaaaagtaaaaaaaaaaaaaaaaaaaaaaaaaagcttcaagacaaaaaaaaaatgtagcttgGAGAAAGCCCCATTCCCGGTGGGCAGCTTCCGGCGCGAGCGCGGACACCGACCACCGACGCTTGGAACTGGACACTGGACACGGGCGGGGTCGCGTGCCCGGGGGCACCAGGCAACGACGTGCCCGGCGGGCGGCGGGTGATTTAACGACGAGCCGGACCGCGGCTCCCGCCCACCTGTGTGTCCAGGGGGTGCGGGGTCTGCCTCCACCGAGCCCCCGACCCCCCCGCCCGCCGAGATACAGGGGCAATTGGGGGGGGGATGCTCAGGTGCGGGATGCACCCCCAGTTATGGCATCACACGCTGGGTCCCGGGCactgggggggggcacagcccAGCTGGGATTCGGGGCTGTGGAGGCGGACGGGACTTGGGGGGCACGGGGACCTCCCCCCCccgaaacagacagacagacagacactccGCCCCATTCCCCAggaggcggggcgcggggcgccgccCCTTAAGGCTCGCCCGGGCTAGCCTGGACTTGTCTCTTCGGCGTGGACTGGACCCCCCCCCATCCGCGCGGGACCCCCGCCCCAGCTCGGCCGCCCCTCACCCAGCCCGGGTCCGGCGCTCACCTTGTCGGCGAGCGCGGCTCCTCGGCGgtgacccccctccccgggccggcGCTCCCCTCGCCCCTGCGCGGTCTGAGATCCGAGGGCGCTAGCGCGGCGAGGGGGCTCGCGGCCGAGCGGGGGCGAGGCCCGGGGAGGTGGCACCGtcgtggggagggggaggtctCCTCACGGCCGCCCCGACGCCGCCGGCCGCATCAGGGTCAGCTCCGAGCCTGCGCGGCCGCGCCCGGCCGGCCCGAAGATATAGCGGGGGGCGGGGCCAccccgcggggccggggtgccGTGCCGCGGCCCATTGGCGGAGCCCTTGGGACGGATGGCTCCCGCCGGCCAATGAAAGTAATCTCAAGGGCGCCGCTCGGCCAATCATCACAGACTTCCTTAAGGATACGCACTTCCAAGTTTTCCGGCGCCCGGAGGCCACGCCCCGCTACCTGGAGGCGTCGCTCATTGGACAAATAATCTTCCGAAGCTGCTTCGATCCCACCCCAGCCGCAAGTGGCAAGCCCCGAGCAAAGACTGTTTGGCAACCGGGCTGTACCGGGTATCGGTCCAAAAATGTACTCGGAGTTTTTGTTCCGTGTATTTGAGGAGAGTGACTCTGCCTCTTCTTTCTAAAAATACAGTGGCcggttaccaaaaaaaaaagaagaagaaggaaagaaaaagaaaaaaatccttgatAAAAattacagtattgcaaaccacaatgcccgagagagagagagagagagagagagagagagagagagagagagagagagagagagagagagagagaaagagagaagaaaagcatttgccatagaggcaggcagggggtaggggtggggggtggggggagggattctggggacactggtgctgcgaaatgtacactggtggagggatgggtgttggaatactgtaggactgaaactcaatcatgaacagcttacAGTTAAAGAAAACATCAGAGTGACAGGTGGTGAATTTTCTGATGTAGTTTATTAAATTCCGGAGGTGTCTCCTTCTGAACTTTGGGAAGTGAGTTTTCTGAATCTGGTTTTAAAGCAAGTTGAAATGGTAAAAGAAAGTAGTTTCCCTCATGGTTTAAAGCTGAAGAAGCGTGGCAAACAGTTAAGAAGAATACATGGGgggaaaagtgatttttaaacacCAGGACCCCCTTCTCCCGTTGCATATTAATTAATTCTCTGCATTTACAGTAACTGAACTGGCTCTCTGTGAGCCTGCGTCAGGTCCTTGGGAAACAGCCACCACTTCTCACCCACTGCCAGCGGATGTGTCTGTTCTGGCCTCTCCTGGTTTGCAGCTCACTAAATATGCTTTGAGCAAAGTGAAACTCTGGCAGCTCAGCCTTCTGCCCTGCCATGCACTTCCCCGAGCCAAGTTTATAGAAGGAGGCCTGAAAGGAGAGTGCGGCTCTGGAGAGGACGCTGGAGGAAAACTCCAGagaaaaggttgtttttttttttcccctcaaaattaCTAAGTCAGGTCAGTTGGACAAAGAGGGAAGGGGTGCTGATCCTCCTTGAACTTAAATTATGTAGCAGTGGGAAATGAAAACCTATAaactaatttgattttaaaacacCGATTACAAGAACGTGTCCATGAATTTTGGAATAAAACGAACTTTTCAAGTCATGGGCTACTTAACTAGGTGATTATTTGCAAACTTTTAAAATCACGTTGtagctttccattttcttttctcacaaATAAGTAGAAGAATCTTATTCATAGGGATATAGAGAGGATTAAATAGTGGCTATAATATAAAATGTAGGAATCTTCCCGAGGACCCAATGAACACTTGATGACAGTCTATTAATCAAacacgtggtgtgtgtgtgtgtgtgtgtgtgtgtgtgtgtgtgtgtgtgtgtgtgtaccaggaatcaaacccaggatctctcacagaggcatgtgctctaccactgagccacactccttgcccaaattatatatttaactGTTTTATCTATGATAAGGCTGTGCAATCTGGAATAGGAGCCTTAAGAGTTCCTTGCAAAAtttaacagcaggtagggtacttgccttgtaggcagctgtcctgggtttaatccctgcaccatatatggttccctgagcctgacaggagagatccttgagtacagagccaggataagacCTGAGTACCcctatgacccagaaacaaacaaacaaacaaacaaacaaaaatggtgtTTAATCCTATTAAACATGAAATAAATCATATCTACCCATGTCAACATCATATTTATACTTACAATTCCCATGCAAAGCTTTAGGTCATTGTTTTATGTAATAAAAgtttttccggggctggagcgataagcacagcgggtagggcgtttgccttgcacgcggccgacccaggttcgattcccagcatcccatatggtcccctgagcaccgccaggggtaattcctgagtgcagagccaggagtaacccctgtgcatcgccgggtgtgacccaaaaagtaaaaaaaaaaaaaaaaaaaaaaaagtttttcctctTACTTGAGTAGCTGGTTAataccttttattaaaaaattagaatgtcccggggctggagtgatagcacagcgggtagggcgtttgccttgcactcggccaacccgggttcgaatcccagcatcccatatggtcccctgagcaccgccaggggtgattcctgagtgcatgagccaggagtgacccctgtgcatcgccgggtgtgacccaaaaagcaaaaaaaaaaaaaaattagaatgtccCATACTGTGGggcaaaaaaaaatggctttaaCTACACTGGAAGAAacactttaaataaaatgaagccaaataaacttttttttttttgctttttgggtcacaccagtgatacacaggggttcctcctggctctgcactcagtaggtactcctggtggtgctcaggggaccctatgggatgccgggcatcaaacctgagtcgtccgtgtgcaaagcaaacaccctccccgctgtactatcactccagctcccaaataaacttttttacCTTTTCTCCTTCCCCTAAGCCACTACCATTGTAACCCCTGTAACCCCATATGAGAATTAGACCATCGTTTACATAATTTAAAAGGCCCAATTAGCAAAATGTAAGACTCAGTCACTTCCTCTtgcagagagagagcgagagattGAGCTCTTTAGTACTTATGGTTTCCTGTTAAAGGTGTGGAGATTTaatcatgaaaatgaaaaatttctcaaGCGAATGACTCCTAGGGTATTTTCTAGACTCCATGATATTTTCAGTTCCGGTTTTCCTACTTTCTCCTCTAACTGCAATTTAGTGCAAGGAGTCCCCGAAGCTAGCAATCAGAGCCAGGAGGCTGCTGGGCACGAAATCCAAGCCCCAAGGGGCCTCTTTAGTCATAATCCCTACTTTGTAGCCTGCTGAGGAACAACAACAAATGCTTGCACACCACTATTCAGCGCTGACTCATAGGGTAGCTCCCAACAGCTGCGGgcagcccagagagcccaggaagctttGACTCTGACCCTCAGTTCAGGCTCCTTAACAACTGTCCCCAGCTTTTGGGTGCCCGTGCATCCCACTGCGATGCCAGACAAGATCAAAAGGATCTCAGCTGCCATCTGACCCATAGCACTGAGGATACTGGGGTGGGCGCCAAGCTTACACAAGGCCTCGGGTTTGAACCTGGCACTGCCAAGTGGAGCTCTGAGGTCCTCCCCGACCCCTTCCCGCATCACTGGGAaggcaaaaagaaatttttttttttaattaaaaatcaaatgctggggttggagtgatagcacagagggtaggatgcgacttgcacgtggccaacccgggattgattcccagcatcccatagggtccaccccccccacccccagcaccaccaggagtaattcctgagtgcatgagccaggagtaacccctgtgcatcgctcggtgtgacccaaaaagaaaacacacacacacacatgcacacacatgcgcacacacacacacacacacgcgcgcgcgcgcgcacacacacacacacacacacacacacacacacacacacacacacacacacacacacacacacacacaagcatctTAGCTCAGTTCCTTCCCTGCTGTACCCCGATCCCTCCTAAGGCTTTAAGAGCTCCTCCAACTCGGCCAGGTGCTCAGTACGGGCGGGGCTGCTTCAACCTTCCGCCTCCAAGGCCTTTTAGCCAAGAGAAAAGTCTTTGAGTCGGGGCCAGAGTGAGATAGTACACGGGGGTTGgcgtttgcttgccttgcacagggccgacccaggttagatccccgtgTGGTCCTCCGAGGAgtccctccaggagagatccctgagtgcagacccaggagccagccctgggcaccgctgggtgtagcctcccaccccacctccaaaaaaaaaaaaaaaaaaacccgagagAAAAGTCTTTGCGACACCAGGTATTCAGGTACATAAACGAGGGATGCtgtaattaaaaatcataaagggATTTTAACCCAAAGTTGGACGCGTGGAGGAGGGattgggccattcctggcagtatgcctaggcttactcctggctctgtgctcagggctcagtcctagcCGAACTGCAGGCATCCTCTTCGGCGCTGGCGggccgaacccgggtcagccgtgcgcaaggcaagcgctccCGTCCCAGAACTACTTCTCTGACACTTAGAACAAACTCTTGAAGATTTTTCAGGGGACCCCAGAGTGGGGGTCGTGTTTCTCTAGTTTGAGGGGCTAGGCCAGAAGGCACCTGCTTTATCTTGGACCCTTGGCCCAGCGGGATGCAGAGGAACCATGCAGGCAGctgtggaggggggtgggaggtggagagggGGCAGGTGGACAGGCCCCGGGTGACCAACGCCTTGGTCACCAACCAGCCTGCCCATGCCTGCGGACTCCAGCCCGCGCGCCAGCTCAGAGCGCACAGCCCACAGGGAACCCCGGAGCTGGCCTGTGCACGGCGGGGCCTGGCCTCGGCACCTCGAGAGAGCCGGTGAGAGGCCGGTGCGACCCCAGTTCAACCCACAGCCGCCCccgctcccgcccctgcccccgccccgctgcGTCCCCACCTCCCCACGTCCCTGCGTGCACGTGTCCCGCTGCGTCTCTGCGTCCCTGCGGCCCGGGGCTCGCGGTAAGTGCGGCCTTCCCGGCCCTCTTAATTATCTCGTCCCCATGTTTgtaccccagttttttttttttttttttgagcgaCGGGGGCCGCTCCTAAGCCCCACTGGCTGCTGGCCAGCGAGATGCGAGGTCCGTTTGAGCCGAAGCGTCTGTGCACGCGGGGCCGGCGCTCAGGTCACCTCTGAGCCCCCCTGGGCAGTGCGGTGGGGGTCGCGGCCTTGCACCC is part of the Sorex araneus isolate mSorAra2 chromosome 2, mSorAra2.pri, whole genome shotgun sequence genome and harbors:
- the CCNG1 gene encoding cyclin-G1, producing the protein MIEVLTAPDAQKLLQQLDALLEQEWRCQPKACGLRLIESAHDNGLRMTARLRDFEVKDLLSLTQFFGFDTETFSLAVNLLDRFLSRMKVQPKHLGCVGLSCFYLAVKSIEEERNVPLATDLIRISQYRFTVSDLMRMEKIVLEKVCWKVRATTAFQFLQLYYSLLQENLSSERKNTLNFERLEAQLKACHCRLIFSKAKPSVLALSIIALEIQAQKCVELTEGVERLQKHSKINSRDLTFWQELVSKCLTEYSSNKCSKPNVQKLKWIVSGRTARQLKHSFYRITHLPTIPELGP